A DNA window from Streptomyces sp. 71268 contains the following coding sequences:
- a CDS encoding dienelactone hydrolase family protein, producing MTTMTTRTVEYPADGLTMVGHLAIPAGVGRRPAVLLGPEGPGLNDVQRRRADALAELGYVALAFDINGGRWFSDPEEMMAYIMPLLDDTERMRGIGYAALDVLRAEPRTDPDRIAAIGYGTGGAIALELGRDGVDLRAIGTINAVTTGRPGEAANIRCPVWAGVGSEDPIMPPAQREAFTAEMQAAGVDWRLVVYGGAEHAFHHPNVDHAVRPGVSHHPLHAERAWRDVVGLLAECLPVTE from the coding sequence ATGACGACGATGACAACGCGCACGGTCGAGTACCCGGCCGACGGCCTCACGATGGTGGGGCATCTCGCGATTCCGGCCGGCGTTGGGCGTCGGCCCGCGGTTCTGCTCGGGCCCGAGGGGCCGGGGCTGAACGACGTCCAGCGCCGACGGGCCGACGCGCTGGCCGAACTTGGTTACGTGGCGCTGGCCTTCGACATCAACGGTGGGCGTTGGTTCAGCGACCCCGAGGAAATGATGGCGTACATCATGCCTCTGCTTGACGACACCGAACGGATGCGGGGCATCGGCTACGCGGCGCTCGATGTGCTGCGCGCCGAACCGCGTACGGACCCCGATCGGATCGCCGCCATCGGGTACGGCACCGGGGGCGCCATCGCGTTGGAACTCGGGCGTGACGGCGTGGATCTGCGCGCGATCGGGACGATCAACGCGGTGACCACCGGACGACCGGGCGAGGCTGCGAACATTCGATGCCCCGTGTGGGCCGGGGTGGGGTCGGAAGACCCGATCATGCCGCCTGCGCAACGGGAAGCGTTCACTGCGGAGATGCAGGCCGCAGGCGTCGATTGGCGCCTGGTGGTCTACGGCGGCGCCGAGCACGCCTTCCACCACCCGAACGTCGACCACGCGGTGCGCCCTGGCGTCAGCCACCACCCGCTGCACGCGGAACGGGCCTGGCGCGATGTTGTCGGCCTGCTCGCCGAGTGCCTGCCCGTGACAGAGTGA